A region of Jonquetella anthropi DSM 22815 DNA encodes the following proteins:
- a CDS encoding methylcobamide--CoM methyltransferase, which translates to MYKDEMTPKERMTAFAKGEPMDRLPCVLNAGVTMSSIIGATCKQYVFDPDVMVETETAMFNRYRHDSVGISITLRGMAEAMGSVMNYPEDNISLLEKPVVEKPEDVDNLTIVDAHKDGKMPLVLDALQRLRDRIGKEGNVGAGMAGPFSVAASVVGTENLLRWMVKKPEVVHKVMDMVTLCNEQYIKAVGELGFKGVSFSDPVSSTSLLKVKQFKEFSLPYLTRNIAHVKQYCGSKPMVHICGTSKALWRDCVEAGIGTFSLDNIEDLAEAKEIMGKDVVITGNVPPVDVMLYGDREMIRKSVRECIRKAWDSPKGYILSTGCQIPKGTSLENLEYFMEAGREYGHFPLDFDKLNED; encoded by the coding sequence ATGTATAAGGACGAAATGACGCCTAAGGAAAGGATGACCGCCTTTGCCAAGGGCGAACCGATGGACAGGCTTCCTTGCGTTCTGAACGCGGGCGTAACGATGTCCTCGATCATCGGCGCGACGTGCAAGCAGTACGTGTTCGATCCGGATGTGATGGTGGAAACGGAAACGGCGATGTTTAACCGGTACCGTCACGACAGCGTGGGCATTTCCATTACCTTGCGGGGAATGGCCGAGGCAATGGGCAGCGTGATGAACTATCCGGAAGACAATATCTCGCTGTTGGAAAAGCCGGTCGTCGAAAAGCCGGAGGACGTGGACAACCTGACGATTGTCGACGCTCACAAGGACGGAAAGATGCCGTTGGTGCTCGATGCCCTGCAGAGGCTGAGAGATCGGATCGGCAAGGAAGGCAACGTGGGCGCCGGGATGGCCGGCCCGTTCAGCGTGGCCGCTTCGGTTGTCGGCACCGAAAACCTGCTGAGGTGGATGGTGAAGAAGCCCGAAGTGGTGCACAAGGTCATGGATATGGTGACGCTGTGCAACGAGCAGTATATCAAGGCGGTGGGCGAACTGGGATTTAAGGGCGTGAGCTTCAGCGATCCGGTTTCTTCCACGTCGCTTCTCAAGGTGAAACAGTTTAAGGAATTTTCGCTGCCGTACCTGACGCGCAACATCGCTCACGTCAAGCAGTACTGCGGCTCCAAGCCGATGGTTCATATCTGCGGCACGTCGAAGGCGCTCTGGCGCGACTGCGTTGAAGCGGGCATCGGTACCTTCTCGCTGGACAACATTGAGGACTTGGCCGAAGCCAAGGAAATCATGGGCAAAGACGTGGTGATCACCGGCAACGTGCCGCCGGTTGACGTGATGCTTTACGGCGACCGGGAGATGATCAGAAAATCGGTGCGGGAGTGTATCAGAAAGGCGTGGGACTCTCCCAAAGGCTATATTCTCTCCACCGGGTGTCAGATCCCGAAGGGAACGAGCTTGGAAAATCTTGAGTACTTTATGGAAGCCGGACGCGAATACGGGCACTTCCCTCTCGATTTTGACAAGCTCAATGAAGATTAG
- a CDS encoding methylcobamide--CoM methyltransferase has translation MNKKERLVATLSGGKTDRPPVICPGGMMNMVVTELMKKYDIHWPDAHYDGEQMAGLAKAVVEEGLFDNYGVPFCMSVEAESMGAEADMGCDSCEPHIKKCPMKSVDDLAALRPMNFNEGRAKAVIDAVKLLKNDEIPVVGNVPGPVSIATSLMDPSRFYVALKRSPEAAHRLLTFVTEQAGRFALEQVRAGADIITIADPSGTGEILGPAYFKEYMVKYLNMMIGMIRTDRNVPVIVHICGQMNMVFDELKEVNASAFSFDAVVSLKAAKEHIGKPMMGNISTYAIELSSPSRVRSMAKTSALLGSDIIAPACGLGLASPLENIRGIMEGIEDAEAARPQGE, from the coding sequence ATGAATAAAAAAGAACGATTAGTCGCCACCCTGTCAGGGGGAAAAACTGACAGGCCGCCGGTGATCTGTCCCGGCGGAATGATGAACATGGTTGTAACCGAGCTGATGAAGAAATACGACATCCATTGGCCTGACGCCCATTACGACGGAGAGCAGATGGCCGGTCTGGCCAAGGCGGTCGTGGAGGAAGGGCTGTTCGACAACTACGGCGTTCCGTTCTGCATGAGCGTCGAGGCCGAGAGCATGGGAGCCGAAGCGGATATGGGCTGCGACAGCTGCGAGCCTCATATCAAGAAGTGCCCGATGAAGAGCGTGGACGATCTGGCGGCGCTCCGACCGATGAATTTCAACGAAGGCCGGGCCAAAGCGGTGATCGACGCGGTGAAACTTCTGAAAAACGACGAGATTCCAGTGGTTGGCAACGTGCCGGGCCCCGTCTCGATTGCCACGAGCCTGATGGATCCTTCCCGGTTTTACGTGGCGTTGAAGCGCAGTCCGGAGGCGGCGCACCGGCTTTTGACGTTCGTGACCGAGCAGGCGGGACGCTTTGCGCTGGAGCAGGTGCGGGCAGGGGCCGATATCATCACCATCGCCGACCCGAGCGGGACGGGCGAGATCCTCGGCCCGGCGTACTTCAAAGAGTACATGGTCAAGTACCTCAACATGATGATTGGCATGATTCGAACGGATAGGAACGTGCCGGTGATCGTGCACATCTGCGGCCAGATGAACATGGTTTTTGACGAGCTGAAGGAGGTAAACGCGTCGGCGTTTTCGTTCGACGCGGTCGTCTCGCTGAAGGCGGCAAAAGAACACATCGGCAAGCCGATGATGGGCAACATCAGCACGTACGCGATCGAGCTGTCAAGTCCGTCGAGAGTCAGGAGCATGGCCAAGACGAGCGCCCTGTTGGGGTCGGACATCATCGCTCCGGCATGTGGCTTGGGACTGGCTTCGCCGCTCGAAAACATCCGAGGGATCATGGAAGGGATCGAAGATGCCGAAGCTGCTCGTCCACAGGGCGAATGA
- a CDS encoding uroporphyrinogen decarboxylase family protein — MKIRDYQCAPQAATTEEKLAGHEVVFPDAYYEAGKYAELVRLMSRDFSFFVVPFDNTAEAENVGAIVESGDMKSVPRVRELVFQEYRQLLTLPDYDLEKERLAAALGALPLLRGKPVMFELAGPYTFMSAFVDSTDVLKASRKDVETETAVFQYLLRNQLRLAKAASERGAAIFSLADPASGVSIVGPKIFQRVIELYALPLISGILSETDACLFLCPKLTFALWDLGLAEKIFVRLETPAKHHEAVAGLMGKYRIFGDRCYKLNNLTRQIPVIEMKRPS; from the coding sequence ATGAAGATTAGAGACTATCAATGCGCCCCGCAGGCCGCCACGACGGAGGAAAAACTAGCGGGGCATGAAGTCGTGTTTCCCGACGCGTACTACGAGGCCGGGAAGTACGCCGAGCTGGTCAGGCTGATGAGCCGCGATTTCAGCTTTTTTGTGGTTCCATTTGACAACACCGCAGAGGCGGAAAACGTCGGCGCGATCGTGGAATCCGGAGATATGAAGAGCGTGCCGAGGGTGAGAGAACTGGTCTTTCAGGAGTACAGGCAGCTTTTGACGCTCCCTGACTACGACCTTGAGAAAGAGAGGCTTGCGGCAGCCCTTGGCGCCCTGCCGCTGCTGCGGGGAAAACCGGTCATGTTTGAACTGGCCGGCCCGTACACGTTTATGTCGGCGTTTGTCGACAGCACCGACGTGCTGAAGGCGTCGCGCAAGGACGTAGAAACTGAAACGGCCGTTTTTCAATACTTGCTTAGAAATCAACTCAGGCTTGCAAAAGCCGCTTCGGAGCGGGGCGCCGCGATTTTCTCGCTGGCGGATCCCGCATCGGGTGTGTCAATAGTGGGACCCAAAATATTCCAGCGGGTCATCGAGCTGTACGCGCTGCCGCTGATATCAGGCATATTGAGCGAGACGGATGCCTGCTTGTTTCTGTGCCCAAAACTCACATTCGCGCTCTGGGATTTGGGGCTTGCCGAAAAAATATTCGTTCGGCTCGAGACGCCGGCAAAGCATCACGAGGCGGTCGCTGGGCTGATGGGCAAGTACAGAATTTTCGGCGACAGGTGCTACAAGCTGAACAATTTGACGAGACAGATTCCTGTCATCGAGATGAAGAGGCCGTCATGA